TGCCCAGGTGGTTGAGCGAAACGAATCTCAAAACAACATGCTCAAAGTGGCCATTATCGCTGCGCGACGGGACCTCATTTTGCGATACGCCGGTATCGTAGAACAGATCGGCCTTGCGCCGTCCGCGATCACGGTCTCCACCCTCGGGCTTGTGGATTTCTTTGCCCGGTTCGGCGAACTGACGGACGATGCCACCTGCGCTCTCGTTGATTGCGATGATGGCAGCGCTGATGTGGTCATCTTGAGGGGTAAGGAGCTCATGCACTGCCGGTCAATCGATCTTGAGCACGGGGGACTGAGTTCAAGTTGGCAGAGGCTAACGCCGAAGAGGGCACTTCTCGGCGAGAAACTCATGGAGCGGGGGCTCATAACGGAGGAGCAGCTTCAGCTGGCTCTTGCTGAACAGCAGAAGGCGGGCGATGCACTGCTGGGTCAGGTATTATTTCATTCTGGCTTTATTTCTGAGGAGGACCTCGCAAAAGCGCTCTCGGGCCAGGCGCCAGGCGCTCAGGCAGCCCAGGGCTCCGGTGGGGACGACGGAGAGACGAACTTGGCGGTACAGGGTGGGGATTCGGTTGGCGTTCAGAAACAGGGAGAGATCAGAAAAGCTCAGGCCATCCTCGACGAGCTATCCTCATACGCAGATGAGAACGGCGGTAACGTTTACATCGACGAGCTATATCTATCTGGTGAGTATCGCACCGCTCTTAATCTCCAGGGGACGCTTGTGGAGCTGGGTTTTGCGGGCCGTGTCAGGCTGCTTCAGCCGCATCAGAAGATACGCTCGCTCGTGCCGCCGGAGAGGGCGAGTTCTCTTTGCTCTGCCATAGGCTTGGGCATGCGCGACTTCGAGGAAAAGGTCGGGGGGGCTAACCTTCTGCCGGCGGAGCGCCGACCGAGGCGCAAGCTCTATGGGAAGCGATTCATGATCGGTCTTTCAGTTTCGCTGTGCATTCTGTTAGTGGCGATTCTGGCCAGTAGTATCGCCAGGGAAAAGATGGAGGTCAGTTTCCTTGAGTCGAAGGTTCAATCGCTCCGCAACGAGGTGAAGCTGATCTCCGCGACTCGGCATCAAGTGGCGGCCTGGGGGAACCTATTGAAGGAGCTGAAGTCGCTATCTGAGGAGACTCTCAATCCCCTCTTGGTGCTCAAGGAGCTCGACAAGCGTCTGCCTAGTGCTGGGCCGGAGAAGGTATGGTTGAGCAATTTCCGGCTCAAGGATCAGAGGCTGTCGATCAACGGTCGTTCGGGCAAGCCGGAGGAGATACTCGCCAAACTGGAGGCGTCTCCGATTTTCAAGAACCCTCGTTTTGAGGGACGGATAACATCAAGTAAGGACAGCGAGCAATTCAGTGTTGTGGTCGAGATCGATATTAAGAACCAGTGGCAGTTGCTCAACGAACAGGAGGGGCTTGAGAGAGAGCAGGAGCTGATAGGTCCTCTGCCTGCCCCTGAGGATATGCTGATAGGTCCAGGTGAGAACGATGAGGAGAGTTACTACGAGGGGCCGGACGAGTCGCTGCAGCTGCCGTTTCGTAACCCAGAGATGGCTACTGGGATGGATAGAACGTTTCGATCTTCTGAGTCTGAGTTGCCGTTCAGGAATCCGTTGCTGCGTGGGCAGGCAGGTCGGATGTTTGACAATCGACTTCCGGCGACAGGCTCGACGAATTCCGTCACTGAAGGCACATCGCATGACGAGGAGGATGCCGAGGGAAACGGCGAGGCAGATGACGAATCGGATGATTCGGAGGGGGATTCGGAGGGGGATTCGGAGGGGGACGAGGACGAATGAAGCTGACCGCACGGGACCGGAAGGTTCTCATAATAGGCTCTTTGGTGATATCTGTATTCGTTCTCATCAGATTCGCTATCGTGCCGCTATACCGCTACAGCCGGAAGACGTCGGACGAGATTGAGAGCGTTCGGTTTCAGTATGAGAAGAGCGCACAGTTGATCTCGCAGAGGGCTGCGCTCGATTACGAGCTGAACGAGCTGAAGAAAATAGGGGCTAACTTCGAGGCGCTGCTTATTCACGCCAGAAATCCGAACGTTGCGGGCGCGAAGTTGCAGCAGACGCTGGACGGTTTTCTCCAGCAATCGAAGCTTGAGACACGGAGTAAGAAGATAATGAAGGCCGAGGAACGGGCCGGTTTCATCTCAGT
The genomic region above belongs to bacterium and contains:
- the pilM gene encoding pilus assembly protein PilM encodes the protein MVSLQSSLSILFKRDKVILTHLGKGLTRYTLIDYEVIDLARVEDHSEDHIDMLVQNGISHFLEEHRIKPDSVLIGIPRESAFFTFAELPRVQGVSLGEILSYEIERHVPLPADSVCFDAQVVERNESQNNMLKVAIIAARRDLILRYAGIVEQIGLAPSAITVSTLGLVDFFARFGELTDDATCALVDCDDGSADVVILRGKELMHCRSIDLEHGGLSSSWQRLTPKRALLGEKLMERGLITEEQLQLALAEQQKAGDALLGQVLFHSGFISEEDLAKALSGQAPGAQAAQGSGGDDGETNLAVQGGDSVGVQKQGEIRKAQAILDELSSYADENGGNVYIDELYLSGEYRTALNLQGTLVELGFAGRVRLLQPHQKIRSLVPPERASSLCSAIGLGMRDFEEKVGGANLLPAERRPRRKLYGKRFMIGLSVSLCILLVAILASSIAREKMEVSFLESKVQSLRNEVKLISATRHQVAAWGNLLKELKSLSEETLNPLLVLKELDKRLPSAGPEKVWLSNFRLKDQRLSINGRSGKPEEILAKLEASPIFKNPRFEGRITSSKDSEQFSVVVEIDIKNQWQLLNEQEGLEREQELIGPLPAPEDMLIGPGENDEESYYEGPDESLQLPFRNPEMATGMDRTFRSSESELPFRNPLLRGQAGRMFDNRLPATGSTNSVTEGTSHDEEDAEGNGEADDESDDSEGDSEGDSEGDEDE
- the gspM gene encoding type II secretion system protein GspM, producing MKLTARDRKVLIIGSLVISVFVLIRFAIVPLYRYSRKTSDEIESVRFQYEKSAQLISQRAALDYELNELKKIGANFEALLIHARNPNVAGAKLQQTLDGFLQQSKLETRSKKIMKAEERAGFISVPVELSAAGSLSQLRDFLTKVMNDKMLLQVTKLTLRPENQRDPKKIFIDIEVVGYVLNELP